The Nocardioides panzhihuensis genome has a segment encoding these proteins:
- a CDS encoding DUF222 domain-containing protein, protein MSLEPEINHWGTNPVDPIDAELAALESSLDNLLARDPAYWRTSQKKDRLKRLEIIQAKQAALKLRILAAAGDIAEETGAKDVSGWMLTELLVDKKIGRAEVKFAAALAKYELAAAGLAEGVVSQDKARVITKALEAVEADPTASREDLAYAEKLLVDYATRLTADDLKNIGKRILVEVDPERFEAAEAKALQREEEQAQRRTFFQSRANGDGTVDIHARVSYAVGMRLRTLLDSLAQPRKLSVEDRGRKAPL, encoded by the coding sequence ATGAGTCTCGAACCCGAGATCAACCACTGGGGCACCAACCCTGTGGACCCGATCGACGCAGAGCTCGCTGCCCTGGAGTCCTCCCTCGACAACCTTCTCGCCAGGGACCCGGCCTACTGGCGCACCAGCCAAAAGAAAGACCGGCTGAAGCGCCTGGAGATCATCCAGGCCAAACAGGCCGCGCTGAAGCTCCGGATCCTCGCTGCTGCCGGTGACATCGCCGAAGAGACCGGCGCGAAAGACGTCTCGGGGTGGATGCTGACCGAGTTGCTGGTCGACAAGAAGATCGGCCGTGCTGAGGTGAAATTCGCCGCGGCGCTCGCGAAGTATGAGCTCGCTGCCGCCGGCCTCGCTGAGGGCGTGGTGTCCCAGGACAAGGCGAGGGTGATCACCAAGGCCCTCGAGGCGGTCGAGGCCGACCCGACTGCCAGTCGCGAGGATCTGGCCTACGCGGAGAAGCTGTTGGTCGATTACGCCACCCGGCTGACCGCTGACGACCTCAAGAACATCGGGAAGCGGATCCTGGTCGAGGTCGACCCCGAACGGTTCGAGGCCGCCGAAGCCAAAGCCCTGCAGCGCGAGGAAGAACAAGCCCAGCGGCGCACCTTCTTTCAATCCCGCGCCAACGGCGACGGGACGGTCGATATCCACGCCCGGGTCTCCTACGCGGTCGGGATGAGGCTGCGCACCCTCTTGGACTCCCTGGCCCAGCCGAGGAAGCTCTCTGTCGAGGACCGGGGCCGTAAGGCCCCCCTATGA
- a CDS encoding MFS transporter, giving the protein MEQRVEARQLRAVLVSLCVTVTVAYGVLYYAFTVLQPRIIDSTGWSAAAITAAFSAGTLLGAVAGIPVGRVIQRYGPRWVMAGASLLGTVALLVVAAAPSYWIFALGWLLVGLSTAGTFYPPAFAALTHWFGTRRVDAITTLTLAGGFASTIFAPLTDALAGWVEWRWTYVILAGVFVVLTFVPSVVVLDLGWKPTASGDDRPVRDREVLRSRRFVLLTLAGTLVTMAVFASIVHLVPFLVEHGLSPTTAAWALGLSGAGQVAGRAFYPLLARRFGVRARMLGGVLWFSASVALLPLLPVVGWVMIFVAILTGTARGLYTLISATVVSDVWGPERYAALNGVYSAPAGVAGALAPAVGAGIAVVMGGYDGLFWVLAGTALVAAGIAGVALASFDRG; this is encoded by the coding sequence GTGGAGCAGCGGGTCGAGGCTCGGCAGCTGCGTGCGGTGCTGGTCTCGCTCTGCGTGACCGTCACGGTGGCGTACGGCGTCCTCTACTACGCCTTCACCGTCCTGCAGCCGCGGATCATCGACTCCACCGGCTGGTCGGCGGCCGCGATCACCGCCGCGTTCTCCGCCGGCACGCTTCTCGGAGCCGTGGCGGGCATCCCCGTCGGACGGGTCATCCAGCGCTACGGGCCGCGGTGGGTGATGGCTGGGGCCAGCCTGCTGGGGACTGTCGCGCTGCTCGTGGTCGCTGCTGCGCCTTCGTACTGGATCTTCGCGCTGGGCTGGCTGCTGGTCGGGCTCTCGACCGCCGGCACCTTCTATCCGCCGGCCTTCGCGGCGCTGACGCACTGGTTCGGTACGCGGCGGGTGGATGCGATCACGACGCTCACCCTCGCGGGCGGGTTCGCCTCGACGATCTTCGCGCCGCTCACCGACGCGCTGGCGGGCTGGGTGGAGTGGCGGTGGACGTACGTGATCCTGGCCGGTGTCTTCGTCGTGCTGACGTTCGTCCCGAGCGTCGTGGTGCTCGATCTCGGCTGGAAGCCGACGGCTTCTGGCGACGATCGACCGGTGCGGGACCGGGAGGTGCTGCGGAGCCGTCGGTTCGTACTGCTCACGCTCGCGGGCACGCTGGTCACGATGGCCGTGTTCGCCTCGATCGTCCACCTGGTGCCGTTCCTCGTCGAGCATGGGCTGAGCCCGACCACCGCCGCCTGGGCGCTCGGACTCAGTGGCGCCGGCCAGGTCGCGGGGCGGGCGTTCTACCCGCTGCTGGCGCGACGCTTCGGCGTCCGGGCCCGGATGCTCGGGGGAGTGCTCTGGTTCTCGGCCTCGGTGGCGCTGCTTCCGTTGCTGCCTGTGGTCGGCTGGGTGATGATCTTCGTCGCGATCCTCACCGGGACCGCCCGCGGGCTCTACACGCTCATCTCCGCGACCGTCGTCAGCGACGTGTGGGGTCCGGAGAGGTACGCCGCGCTCAACGGGGTCTACTCCGCGCCGGCGGGGGTCGCGGGTGCGCTCGCTCCGGCTGTCGGGGCTGGGATCGCTGTTGTGATGGGTGGGTACGACGGGCTCTTCTGGGTGCTTGCTGGGACTGCGCTTGTTGCTGCTGGGATTGCTGGGGTTGCGTTGGCGTCGTTCGATCGGGGGTGA